Below is a window of Dromiciops gliroides isolate mDroGli1 chromosome 5, mDroGli1.pri, whole genome shotgun sequence DNA.
TACACTAAAAGACAAGCCAAGTCATAATTTAATGCATTGGGGAGGGATGCCAGGATAATGAAGACAAGTCAGTAGCATTTTCTCATCCTGAATGTGGAATCTGAGATCTTTCATAGAAACAGTATAGCTGACTGAGGAAATGCAGGAAAGAAGAACAATTCTGCATCAGCTTGATTCTTGTACAGATTTATTGCAGACTTGGTGAGTGACCCTGAATGGTTAGATCTTCCCAATTTCCCTTTGACCAGGTCAGGGCAGTTACAATGATTCACCTCATCAGGACCAAGGGATAAAGAATCATCCATTTACAACCtggcttcttcctcctttccaggtttcttactTTACTCCATGTCATttatgatccagtgacaatggccttgctgttcctcccacaagACACTCTATCCCTTAACTGTGCTTTTTCACTGGCTGGTCCCCCATGTTGAAAATGTTCTACCTCCTCCTCACCTATGCctactgacttccttcaagacatggcttaaatcctaccttctgctcCTTGTCATTCAACTGtttgtgctttccttctttttaaaaaatttaatattttattttctccaattacatgtaaaaacaatttttaacattcatttaaaacaatttaaattccAATTTCTTTGTCTTGCCCTCTTCCTCCCCCGCCcctttgagaaggtaagcaatttgatataggttatacatgtgtggtcatgcaagacatatttccatgttagtcatgttgtgaaagaaaacagacaaaagacaaaaaaataaagttaagaaaaagtatactttgatctgtattcagattttGATCtctatttcagttctttctctgtggagatggatagcatttttcatcataagtctttcaaaatgGTCTTGGATggttgtattgctaagaatagctgtcattcttaatcatcatacagtattgctgtcattgttctggttctgctcatttcactttgcatcaatttatgtaagtctttctaggtttctctgagaacatcctgctcatcacttcttatagcacaatagtatttcattgcaAACATATACAACAACTTATGTGGCCAGGCAGCTCGGGCTGAGCAGAGTTTTCTCTGTGGTGTGGATTGTCTAGAGTACACTGCCAGTCTCTTGTCTTCTATTCACTATGGCTTCTTCTGATATCCATGTGAAAGAACTAGAGAAGCATGCCTCGGGACAGGCATCTAAGCTGACACTTAGTCCTTGTTCAAAAGAAGCAGTCCCCgaatttcccctttcccctccaaagAAGAAAGATCTTTCACTAGAAGAAATTCAGAATAAACTAGAAGCTGCAGAAGAAAGACACGAGTCTCATGAAGCTGAAGTCTTGAATCATCTAGCTGAGAAGTGGGAGCATGAGAAGGAGATGGTTCAGAAAGCaattgaagaaaacaacaatTTCAGTAAAATGGCAGAAGAAAAACTGACCCACAAAATGGAAGCTAACAAAGAGAACCAGGAGACACAAATGGCTACTAAGCTGGAGAGTTTGCAGGAGAAGGATAAGCACATGGAGGAATTGTGGAAGAACAGAGAGTCCAAAGACCCTGCTGATGAGAATGGAGCTGACTAGCTAGCTGAGAGATGGCTCCTCTCCTTCCTGAGAATCCAAAGACTGAACTAGCCagtgttgcttttattttattcctcCTGACAAATATTCTAGAAACTGATGTAGAGCTGCATATGTAGATCCGAACCATACATATGttgtttggggggaaagggggagaaactGCAAGTGTTTTGCTCTTTTTTAAAGTGTTGAAGTCTTTCTAAAGTAGCTATTTTTCTTGTTGCATCTTTTCTATTCCAGTATGCTTGGTGCTGGGTTAATGGCTAGTACTGTATTGGCTCTGTGAAAACATGTTTGTGAAAGGAATCTGTAGTATGCTTCTTTCCAACAGTTAGATGTTGAATGTATCTGTCTGTTCACTTTTGAAACCCGACCTTTGTCCCAGTCTTTCCAGATACTTGAATGGTTAATAAAACTGCACagtgctgttaaaaaaaaaatcatatacaacaacttgttcaaccattccccaatagatagacATCACCtcaattttcaaattctttgccaccactaaaagagctgctgtagtttatacatatagatcctttccctttttgttttcttttaatctcttgggatacaaacctagtagtggtattgctgggtcaaagcgttttatagccctttgggcatatttccaaattgctctacagaatggttaaatcagtataccacttcaccaacagtgcattagtgtctcaattttcccacatcttctccaaaacttgtcattttttcttttctctcatatcAGACTATCTAATAGGTGTGTGGTGGTagctcatagttgttttaatttgcatttctctgagcagtagtgatttagagcattttttaaatgaccatagatagctttgattatttcttctgaaaacttcctgttcatatactttgaccatttttcaattgaggaatgactgttACTTCTTTAAATTTGACttggttttctatatatttgagaaatgaggtctttttcagagaaacttactgcaaaaaaaaatttgcacATTTAtgttgtgtatttccctccatcctattttctccctATTTATcctgctttctctccttttacctaatctgcccttccttctattaaCACTCCCCCTACTtttcttatcctctttccctcctactttcctgtatgaTGAGATAGATTTCTAGAACCAACTGAATGTGTaccttatttcctctttgaaccaattccagtgAAAGTATGGTTCATCCCCCCATCTTCCATATTCCCTTCTACtataaaagttcttttaaaaatttatttagtattttcttcttccccaattacatgtaacaataatttttaacatttgtttttaaaattttgagttccaaattctctccctctctccccaccccattcattgagaaggcaagcaatttgatatacatgtataattatgtaaaacagacctccatattagtcatgttgcaaaagaaaacatagaaaaaaacagaaaaataaagaaagtttaaaaagtatgctttgatctgtattaagactccatcagttctttctctggggatgggtaacatttttcatcataagtcctttagagttttTTTGAATCATTACATTGTTGAGGATACCTAAGTCATTCGCAATTGATcgttttacaatattgctgttattgtgtacaatgttctcttggttatattcatttcactttgtatcagttcatgtaagtctttccaggtttttctgagagcatcctgcttatcatttcttaccacaatttgttcaaccattcctcaattgatgagcatcccttcaattgctgattctttgccaccactaaagagctgctgtaaatatttttgtacatctaggtcctttccctttttgttttattgtttgtttgttttgaatcccttttgggatatagacctagtagtggtattgctgcatcaaaagGTTTTATAGCCTTtatggcatagttccaaattgctcttcaaaagAATTGAATCAGTATAccacttcaccaacaatgcattagtgtctcaattttcccacatcccctccaacatgataacatttttcttttctgatctaTTATCAGtctaataggtataaggtagtacctcagaattgtttgtttgcatttctccaatcaatagttatttaaagttttttatatggctatagataactttacttctgaaaactgttcatatcttttgatcatttatcaattggggaatgactcatttttgtaaatttgactctgttctccatacatttgagaaataagacctttctCGGAGaaattgcttcaattttttttcatagttatgattgctagctgtattttcctccatcctatttcccctgtttgtcctctctcctttcaccctgtccctcctcaaaagtgttttacttctgactaccacctccACCAATCTGCCTTCCTTCCTATCACCCATCCCCCTTCCATTAtacttttcccctcctactttcctgtagggtaagatatattCCACACCCAATttaatgtgtattttattcccacattgagccaattctgatgagagtaaggttcacacacacacacacacacacacacacacacacacacacacacagacttcccccatcttcccctccactgtaacaggtttttcttgcctcttttatgtgaggtgATTTAACTCAatcaacctctccctttccctttctcccagtgaattcctctttctcactccttaattttattccttttaacTTCCCCAatgatgagaaagttcttatgagttacaagtatcatctttccatctaagaatgtaaacagttggggcagctggatggcacagtggataaagtaccagccctggattcaggaggatctgagttcaagaatccagcctcagacacttgacacttactggctgtgtgaccctgggcaagtcacttacccctcattgccctgcaaatacaacaaacaaacaaacaacaacaacaacaaaaataaactgtGTTAACCTATATAAACtgtattcactttttaaaaaaataaaatttttttaaagaatttaaacaGTTTTACCTTAAGTCcattatgattttcttttcctgtttaactgcttatacttttcttgagtcttcctttaacttttattcatttatttatttatgtatttgtttatctatttatcaatttgtttgtttattttttcagggcaatgaggattaagtgactcacccagctagtgtcaggtgtctgagtctggatttgaactcatgtcctcctgaatctaggaccagtactttatccactgtgccacctagctgcccatacattTTCTTGAGTCTCATATTTacaagtcacattttctattcaaatctggtctttttatcagaaatgcttgaaagtccttgatttcactgaatatccattttcccctgaagaattattattcagttttgctgggtaagtgattcttggttgcaatcctaactcctttgctttctggaatatcatattccaagccctccattcATTTAGTGGAGAAGCTGTTAAaacttgtattatcctgactgtggctccacaatatttgaattatttctttctcgcttattgcaatattttctcctcaacctaggagctctggattttggttataatattcctgggagttttcattatgagatctctttcaggaagtaattagtagattctttcaatttctattttcccctctggTTCCAGAATATtagagcagttttccttgataatttcttgaaagttgttttctaggctctttttttaaaatcatggctttcagatgattcaataattttttctaggtcagttgtttctccaataacatatttcacattttcttctatttttcccattcttttggttttattttattgtttcttgatgtctcataaagtcattagcttccacttgatcaattctaattttaaggaagtattttcttcagtgagcttttgtacttccttttctatttggccaattctgcttttcaaagaattctcctcattggatttttgc
It encodes the following:
- the LOC122729693 gene encoding stathmin-like; this translates as MASSDIHVKELEKHASGQASKLTLSPCSKEAVPEFPLSPPKKKDLSLEEIQNKLEAAEERHESHEAEVLNHLAEKWEHEKEMVQKAIEENNNFSKMAEEKLTHKMEANKENQETQMATKLESLQEKDKHMEELWKNRESKDPADENGAD